The Nitrospirota bacterium genome window below encodes:
- the asnB gene encoding asparagine synthase (glutamine-hydrolyzing): protein MCGIAGIFKVNGRVTVDDVSAVLKMMDTQVHRGPNDWGLLLPDESLHDPQIRGLLAAFDKTHIRTYRGSVDAPSAVLGARRLSIIDLSPRGRMPMGSADGRVWLTYNGEIYNYRELRAELMHRGYAFQSDTDTEVILHGYEEWGADVVQHLQGMFAVAFFDIRAVDKPELFLAKDRFGMKPLYWARKNGTFQFASEVRALMAGGLIPNEPEPRGFHGFLVFGSVPTPFTTVRDVFSLPAAHSLLINERRYSFPTPSRYWSIPKSGVLSVDFGEAVAETRRLLAESVESHLVSDVPLGVFLSGGLDSSAITAFAAKKMASPLTTLCVSFEEQGFSEGHHAEQVSREFGCKHIDVRLRARDFVEEIPKILAAMDQPTVDGVNTYFIAKAAREAGLTVVLSGLGGDELFWGYPGFRSGPRLFNWAKLPGLRLAAAGVGALSARLGLDRWEKAEFLREDGPIGAYCAIRGLFPPHRAARLLGAGLLPLIAPDMRGRSLSMPEYAQLEFDLYLQNQLLRDTDVFGMAHSLEIRVPFLDHRLVEFVSALPEAIKTSKVYSKYLLIASLGKDLNASVYTRSKMGFTFPFEQWMKEYSADIARHAQCSFPIEKSQARAVESAFNRGQMHWSRPWAVAVLKGLSRISALPVWRNQAGLNRILLLLPEVYRSKGGIPVFGQDLTRALGEGFPQSELRVISVNDDLLPSNHPDYSRVNFIGCGPKGSVFRKWRFAYNVLCEVLMRRPNILVCGHINFSPLVALVSFVSNIRVVLVTYGIEAWNPNVLLRMASKWIQYVVSISQYTATRMEEWGVKRDRMSIVFVAVDGEIFRPIRRGKLPDSPVLLTVARLDASERYKGVDRVLNVLGKVRARSPGVRYIIAGKGNDLPRLEALAHEYGVADCVEFRGYVSDEDLPELFSVADIFVMPSQKEGFGIVFIEALACGVPVIAGNCDGSVEAVLNGRIGLLVDPDKPADLEQGILSFLDRTITPRLLDKEYLRRECLDSYGFDRFRENVRTSFERLS, encoded by the coding sequence ATGTGTGGTATAGCGGGCATCTTCAAGGTGAATGGCCGTGTAACGGTCGATGATGTTTCGGCTGTTTTGAAGATGATGGATACGCAGGTTCACCGTGGGCCGAACGATTGGGGCCTCCTTCTACCTGATGAATCTCTTCACGATCCGCAGATTCGTGGACTGCTCGCCGCGTTTGATAAGACGCATATTCGAACCTACAGAGGGTCGGTCGACGCGCCGTCCGCCGTCCTGGGTGCCCGTCGTCTTTCAATTATCGATCTTTCTCCACGTGGGCGCATGCCGATGGGGAGTGCTGATGGTCGAGTCTGGCTCACCTACAATGGAGAAATTTATAATTATCGAGAGCTTCGGGCTGAGCTCATGCATCGAGGGTACGCGTTCCAATCGGACACCGACACGGAAGTTATCCTCCACGGCTACGAGGAGTGGGGCGCAGATGTCGTACAGCACCTGCAAGGAATGTTCGCGGTGGCTTTCTTCGACATTCGAGCAGTGGATAAGCCGGAACTTTTTCTCGCCAAAGACCGGTTTGGCATGAAGCCTCTTTATTGGGCCAGAAAGAACGGCACGTTTCAGTTTGCCTCGGAGGTGCGCGCGTTGATGGCTGGGGGGCTGATTCCTAATGAGCCAGAACCACGAGGCTTCCATGGATTTCTTGTTTTTGGTTCGGTCCCGACCCCATTTACCACCGTGCGAGATGTCTTTTCTTTGCCTGCTGCCCACTCTCTGCTCATAAATGAGCGGCGATACTCTTTCCCTACACCAAGCCGGTATTGGTCCATCCCGAAAAGTGGAGTCCTCTCGGTAGATTTTGGAGAGGCTGTGGCTGAAACTAGGCGTCTGCTTGCGGAATCAGTTGAGAGTCATCTCGTCAGTGATGTGCCACTTGGCGTGTTTTTATCCGGAGGATTGGACTCCTCGGCCATAACTGCATTTGCTGCAAAAAAAATGGCCAGTCCGCTGACCACACTCTGTGTATCGTTTGAAGAACAGGGGTTCTCCGAGGGGCATCATGCGGAACAAGTTTCCAGGGAATTTGGCTGTAAGCATATAGATGTGCGTCTTCGTGCGCGTGATTTTGTGGAAGAGATCCCCAAGATCTTAGCAGCTATGGACCAACCGACGGTTGACGGAGTGAATACGTATTTTATCGCTAAGGCTGCGCGAGAGGCCGGATTGACCGTAGTACTCTCAGGCTTGGGTGGCGATGAACTTTTTTGGGGGTATCCAGGGTTTCGCTCAGGGCCGCGTCTGTTCAATTGGGCAAAGCTTCCAGGATTGCGATTGGCAGCGGCGGGCGTTGGTGCGCTTAGCGCGAGGCTTGGGCTGGATCGATGGGAGAAGGCGGAATTCTTGCGTGAGGATGGGCCGATCGGAGCGTATTGCGCAATTCGTGGACTGTTTCCACCTCATCGTGCGGCTCGACTCCTAGGTGCTGGCCTGCTTCCTCTTATCGCCCCCGATATGCGTGGGCGATCTTTGTCTATGCCAGAGTATGCCCAGCTGGAGTTTGATTTGTATCTGCAGAATCAGCTGCTTCGTGATACCGATGTGTTTGGCATGGCACACAGTCTAGAAATTAGGGTGCCGTTTCTTGACCATCGTCTCGTTGAATTTGTTTCGGCGTTGCCAGAAGCGATCAAGACATCGAAGGTTTACAGCAAATACTTGCTCATTGCTTCGCTCGGCAAGGATCTCAATGCTTCGGTTTACACGCGCAGTAAAATGGGATTTACATTTCCATTTGAGCAGTGGATGAAGGAATATAGCGCGGACATTGCACGCCATGCTCAGTGTTCTTTTCCGATAGAAAAGTCCCAGGCTCGAGCTGTAGAGAGTGCGTTCAATAGAGGGCAGATGCATTGGTCTCGTCCGTGGGCCGTAGCGGTTCTGAAGGGACTGAGCAGGATTAGTGCATTGCCTGTATGGCGGAATCAAGCGGGCCTCAATCGGATTTTGTTATTGCTTCCAGAGGTATACCGTTCAAAGGGGGGTATACCTGTATTCGGTCAGGATCTGACTCGAGCGCTTGGAGAAGGTTTTCCTCAAAGCGAGCTGCGCGTGATCAGTGTCAATGATGATCTGCTGCCAAGCAACCATCCTGACTATAGTCGAGTCAATTTTATCGGGTGCGGTCCGAAGGGTTCGGTCTTTAGAAAATGGCGCTTTGCCTATAACGTGCTATGCGAAGTCTTGATGCGTCGTCCTAATATTCTTGTGTGTGGTCATATTAATTTCTCTCCCTTGGTCGCGCTCGTTTCATTCGTGAGTAATATTCGTGTAGTGCTTGTTACGTATGGGATAGAAGCATGGAATCCGAATGTGCTTCTTCGTATGGCGTCGAAGTGGATTCAGTATGTAGTCTCGATCAGCCAATACACTGCAACCAGGATGGAGGAGTGGGGCGTTAAGCGTGACCGAATGAGTATTGTTTTTGTTGCCGTTGATGGTGAGATATTTAGGCCTATTCGCAGGGGGAAGCTGCCTGACAGTCCGGTTCTTTTGACCGTTGCTCGGTTAGATGCCAGTGAGCGGTATAAAGGGGTGGATCGTGTCCTCAATGTCTTAGGGAAAGTTCGAGCCAGATCCCCTGGTGTTCGGTATATTATTGCGGGTAAAGGAAATGACTTGCCAAGGCTTGAAGCTCTTGCTCATGAGTATGGCGTCGCAGACTGTGTTGAGTTTCGAGGGTATGTGTCTGATGAAGACTTACCGGAACTATTCAGCGTTGCTGATATTTTCGTGATGCCATCTCAGAAGGAAGGGTTTGGAATCGTTTTTATCGAGGCGTTGGCTTGTGGTGTGCCGGTAATTGCGGGCAACTGTGATGGTTCGGTGGAGGCAGTTTTAAATGGCCGCATCGGTCTCTTGGTGGACCCTGATAAGCCTGCCGATCTTGAGCAGGGGATCCTGAGTTTTCTAGATAGGACGATAACCCCCAGGCTTTTGGATAAAGAGTACCTGAGGCGAGAGTGTTTGGATTCGTACGGTTTTGACCGATTTCGAGAAAATGTTCGCACGTCTTTTGAGAGGTTAAGTTGA
- a CDS encoding O-antigen ligase family protein: MAVNEDSRFVWRGLLLLLLWSPIPSGSIAPLAQVLLTGAVFVLLVYLLLRVDFSSNDTANKPFRLILACWILATLFAFFQAVPLPSQMVAALSPSVQSLYSWTIPDYHDDLTWRPLSTTPGATIQTGLLIGACGAVFFLVARLARTRERIHALALTLVLIGMGESLYGLAQVGGSLSRPASGSFVNRNHFAALLAMALCVSVGLLLSRWQVGKEGTDESRAKVQLDQWAQGSPLVIAALTMLAGIVFSFSRIGLVAPLAMLALFGSLWLSGAVPGRIRLLVVGAGVVAVLLMSGAWAALEVTVERFQILEVSDRLAVREGTYRIFQSFPAVGIGLGGLVDNLPRFIPSQSGEVVDHSHNEPLEILAEGGVSYGLLFIVGLMAYWGTLIPAWLGRHDPLARGLGLGCLAGMMAILLHSFVEFPLRMPSNALYLSSLMGLGWTVIQRRSASYASESSHSYPCGVSFIRMVVLIGALIGVGLSAVAGVADLLDRAGDNFIIRTSRAVGEEREALLAESLVMYNRSVTIEPWQPSHAYRLGRAYEINAVSASPFSTSSQIFWASAAQAYGQAVQSHPANGRLQVAMAWASLQNGDIDRGRRAAQAALKLTPDDQEVQFAVARWYLTEWESLNEEDRRLTASLVQRGASEFPERYVEAVWQSMRSPGQVRSILPGDLRVRRLLLNRLTEQQYFADRWAEQADYPALRSSLPETGVRVMARGQVNSWQEPLGGATSIGPWAGMVEGWLSGGLTASLDLELPPGEVVLYIPIQGEAAGGVWPRLSLTLGGNEILAPTVLGGGWQNSFVFLSTQGGKFSLQAVLGNGAVLLENGRFIERRVRLGAIKILAPGHALRGGSVPFFFWKKAA; this comes from the coding sequence ATGGCTGTGAATGAAGATAGTCGGTTTGTCTGGCGCGGGCTTCTCCTCCTCCTCCTGTGGTCTCCTATTCCATCAGGTTCGATCGCTCCCTTAGCGCAGGTGCTTCTAACTGGGGCAGTTTTCGTTCTGCTGGTTTATTTGCTCTTGCGCGTCGATTTTTCTTCCAATGATACAGCGAATAAACCCTTCCGTTTGATTCTGGCCTGCTGGATACTGGCTACCCTATTTGCATTTTTTCAAGCGGTCCCCTTGCCGTCTCAAATGGTGGCAGCTCTTTCACCATCCGTGCAGAGTCTCTATAGCTGGACAATTCCTGATTATCACGATGACCTGACTTGGCGGCCCCTCTCGACTACGCCTGGGGCGACGATCCAGACAGGCCTCCTGATCGGTGCTTGTGGGGCTGTATTTTTCCTGGTTGCTCGTCTAGCTAGGACTCGTGAACGGATTCATGCTTTGGCCTTGACCCTAGTTCTGATCGGCATGGGCGAATCCCTGTACGGACTTGCTCAGGTCGGAGGCTCCCTATCCAGACCGGCATCAGGAAGCTTTGTGAACCGGAATCATTTTGCAGCGCTCCTGGCGATGGCTCTGTGCGTGAGCGTTGGTCTACTGCTTTCCCGATGGCAGGTGGGTAAAGAGGGAACTGATGAATCGCGGGCGAAGGTGCAACTTGATCAGTGGGCGCAGGGGAGCCCGCTAGTTATCGCTGCTTTGACCATGTTGGCCGGCATCGTGTTTTCGTTCTCGAGAATAGGGTTGGTTGCCCCCCTTGCGATGTTGGCCTTGTTCGGGAGCCTCTGGCTATCTGGAGCTGTGCCTGGGCGCATTCGTCTTCTTGTAGTGGGAGCGGGGGTTGTTGCCGTTCTCCTCATGTCAGGAGCATGGGCTGCGCTTGAAGTGACAGTCGAGCGGTTTCAAATACTGGAAGTGTCCGATCGTCTAGCAGTAAGGGAAGGAACGTATAGGATTTTTCAATCCTTTCCGGCCGTCGGCATCGGGCTAGGTGGGCTTGTTGATAATTTGCCTCGATTTATACCAAGCCAGTCTGGGGAAGTTGTAGACCATAGTCACAATGAGCCCCTGGAGATCCTTGCTGAAGGTGGCGTGAGTTATGGCCTGCTCTTCATAGTTGGCCTGATGGCATATTGGGGCACATTGATACCGGCTTGGTTGGGCCGTCACGATCCTCTAGCCAGGGGATTAGGATTGGGTTGTCTTGCTGGCATGATGGCGATTCTCCTTCACAGCTTCGTCGAGTTTCCCCTACGAATGCCGTCAAATGCATTATATCTTTCTTCCCTGATGGGGTTGGGCTGGACGGTCATCCAACGACGCTCTGCGTCTTATGCCAGTGAGTCATCGCATAGTTATCCGTGTGGCGTTTCATTCATCCGTATGGTCGTGCTGATTGGTGCGCTAATAGGAGTTGGACTCAGCGCGGTGGCTGGCGTGGCAGATTTATTAGATAGAGCAGGGGACAATTTTATAATCAGAACTTCCAGGGCAGTGGGAGAAGAACGAGAAGCCCTCTTAGCCGAATCGTTAGTCATGTATAACCGGTCGGTTACTATTGAGCCCTGGCAGCCTTCTCATGCCTATCGACTAGGACGGGCCTATGAAATTAATGCGGTATCTGCTTCACCTTTCAGCACTTCAAGCCAAATTTTTTGGGCTTCTGCGGCCCAGGCCTATGGGCAAGCAGTTCAATCGCATCCGGCGAATGGTCGCTTACAAGTAGCTATGGCTTGGGCATCGCTCCAAAACGGTGACATCGATCGAGGTCGTCGCGCTGCTCAAGCAGCGCTCAAGCTGACTCCTGACGATCAAGAGGTGCAATTCGCGGTTGCGCGTTGGTACCTCACGGAGTGGGAGAGTTTGAACGAAGAAGATCGGCGTTTGACTGCGTCGCTGGTACAGCGAGGGGCCAGTGAGTTCCCCGAACGATACGTCGAGGCAGTCTGGCAGTCCATGCGCAGTCCTGGGCAAGTAAGGTCCATTTTACCTGGAGACTTACGAGTTCGACGCCTTCTTTTGAATAGGCTGACGGAGCAACAGTATTTCGCGGATCGATGGGCTGAGCAGGCAGACTATCCGGCTCTACGGTCGTCTTTGCCTGAGACTGGAGTTCGTGTTATGGCGCGTGGGCAAGTAAACAGTTGGCAAGAGCCTCTGGGTGGTGCTACTTCGATCGGCCCTTGGGCTGGGATGGTGGAGGGGTGGCTATCGGGAGGACTGACAGCCTCGTTGGATCTTGAGCTGCCACCGGGAGAGGTCGTCCTTTATATACCGATACAGGGGGAGGCGGCTGGTGGGGTCTGGCCAAGACTTAGTCTGACTCTAGGTGGAAATGAAATATTGGCACCGACAGTTTTAGGGGGAGGCTGGCAAAATTCCTTTGTTTTCTTGTCAACCCAAGGGGGAAAGTTTTCGTTGCAGGCGGTCTTGGGCAATGGTGCAGTCCTTCTTGAAAATGGTCGATTTATTGAACGCCGTGTTCGTCTTGGAGCGATCAAGATCTTAGCACCCGGGCATGCCCTTCGTGGTGGCTCTGTTCCGTTCTTCTTTTGGAAAAAGGCTGCGTGA
- a CDS encoding polysaccharide biosynthesis tyrosine autokinase, translating into MSINIDYYKTQYEILKGYEIFRIVARQLNLKDHREYTAKPLGRLESWYGETKSFLVDTLVSLVTSPTGQDVGIQQESQNERKLVAAFKKHVTVKPVMNSRIIRISVESIDPQLAANAANAIAAVYITRSMEMKSGAAEEATKWITTRVEELRRKVQESEQALQLFANRYSLVNIDEKKRLVTQKLGDLQSQLVQAETKRVEAEARFKQIESVLDNPKELESSSEVLSSSLIANLRSQESQVGQKVAELNEKYGPRHPTLVQAASELKEIQARIQHEIKKVYTSVKVEYEVAKGRERVVRNALDQQKSDVMASGQHEVQYGILEREAQSNRQLYDMFLKRMKETDIAIDIRSSNIYISDPAIVSFSPIKPKKTTTVMLAALVGILSGLALAFFLDYMDSSFKSPDDITHYLPGVAFLGFLPIYRPDKKASGGVDLAAHEATYSIFAEHVRSVRTSLLLSAADKAPRLILVTSAMAGEGKSSFSINLAVTFAQLGHPTVLIDGDLRKPRIASSLGLQVTKGLSHYLVGEVGLQEIIKPTMVPNLKCIPCGAIPPNPAELLQSKHMSDLLENFRKEGVYVVVDCSPVLAVTDPRILGPLVDGTILVVGATKTPRQAVRMAAKRLTDGQTRLLGVVLQRLAARDLSEYSGYYSYYGKAYGKKPYGEKPDESLVKRS; encoded by the coding sequence ATGAGCATCAATATTGATTATTATAAGACGCAATATGAAATTCTTAAGGGCTATGAGATTTTTCGTATTGTCGCACGGCAATTAAATCTCAAGGACCATCGAGAATATACAGCGAAGCCGTTGGGTCGGCTTGAATCGTGGTATGGGGAGACGAAATCTTTCCTGGTAGACACTTTGGTGTCACTGGTGACCAGTCCGACCGGGCAGGATGTTGGCATACAGCAGGAAAGCCAAAATGAGCGAAAGCTTGTTGCGGCATTCAAAAAACACGTGACAGTAAAGCCGGTCATGAATAGCCGGATCATTCGCATATCCGTTGAGTCAATTGATCCTCAGCTTGCAGCCAATGCAGCCAATGCTATCGCTGCAGTGTATATCACCCGCTCGATGGAGATGAAGAGTGGAGCGGCAGAAGAGGCTACAAAATGGATTACGACACGCGTCGAGGAGCTTCGTAGGAAAGTACAGGAGTCTGAGCAGGCGCTGCAACTGTTTGCCAACCGCTATAGCCTGGTTAATATCGATGAGAAGAAACGGTTAGTGACGCAGAAGCTAGGGGATTTGCAGTCGCAATTGGTCCAAGCGGAAACCAAGCGTGTGGAGGCGGAGGCTCGCTTTAAGCAGATCGAGTCGGTGCTCGACAATCCGAAAGAGTTAGAATCGTCCAGTGAGGTGCTCAGCTCATCGTTGATTGCGAATCTTAGGAGTCAGGAGTCTCAAGTAGGACAAAAGGTTGCAGAACTGAACGAGAAATACGGCCCCAGGCATCCAACGCTCGTGCAGGCAGCCTCGGAACTAAAAGAAATTCAAGCCCGGATCCAGCATGAGATCAAGAAGGTTTACACCTCGGTAAAGGTCGAATACGAAGTGGCGAAGGGCCGTGAGCGCGTGGTGAGAAACGCGTTAGATCAACAGAAGTCTGATGTCATGGCGTCGGGGCAGCATGAGGTGCAATACGGCATTCTCGAACGGGAAGCCCAAAGCAATCGGCAGCTCTATGATATGTTTCTCAAGCGGATGAAAGAAACGGATATTGCCATCGACATCAGATCCAGTAATATTTACATATCCGACCCGGCCATCGTTTCGTTCTCCCCAATTAAGCCAAAGAAAACTACCACTGTGATGCTGGCGGCGCTTGTGGGCATTTTAAGTGGGCTCGCGTTAGCATTTTTCCTCGATTACATGGATAGCTCGTTTAAATCGCCTGACGACATTACTCACTATTTGCCTGGCGTGGCGTTTCTTGGTTTTTTGCCGATTTATCGCCCGGACAAAAAAGCATCTGGTGGGGTCGATTTGGCGGCGCATGAAGCTACCTACTCAATTTTTGCAGAACATGTCCGTTCGGTTAGGACTAGTTTGCTCCTTTCCGCCGCTGATAAGGCGCCGCGGTTGATTCTTGTGACGAGTGCGATGGCCGGAGAAGGTAAGTCGTCCTTTTCCATCAATCTGGCGGTTACCTTTGCGCAATTAGGCCATCCGACTGTGCTGATTGATGGCGACTTACGCAAGCCGCGCATCGCATCATCCTTGGGGCTGCAAGTCACAAAAGGACTGAGTCATTATCTGGTCGGCGAAGTGGGCCTTCAAGAGATTATCAAGCCGACCATGGTGCCGAATCTGAAATGTATTCCTTGCGGAGCGATCCCTCCAAATCCAGCAGAACTGCTCCAATCGAAGCACATGTCTGACCTCCTTGAGAACTTTAGAAAAGAGGGCGTTTATGTCGTCGTAGACTGTTCGCCTGTTTTGGCTGTGACAGACCCGCGAATTTTAGGCCCGCTAGTTGACGGCACGATTTTAGTGGTGGGTGCAACGAAGACACCTCGTCAAGCTGTCCGCATGGCAGCCAAGAGGCTGACCGACGGTCAAACGAGGTTGCTGGGAGTGGTGTTGCAGCGGCTGGCTGCCCGTGACCTTTCAGAGTACAGCGGCTATTACTCGTATTACGGTAAGGCGTACGGAAAGAAACCGTACGGAGAGAAGCCTGATGAGTCGTTGGTGAAACGTTCATAG
- a CDS encoding polysaccharide export protein → MMKGREWIFGMVGMLICLSISMEVFAAPRDGSGASKPVPNRDRYRDSAVAEQGSTPNSGYRVGGNDVIKVQVFGEDALTTETRVSGDGKIVLSLLGVLDIQGLTVKQLEELIETRLADGYLKEPRVSVYIVRYRNIFVSGEVRSPGGYPYEDGLTVLKAITLAGGFTDKASQGRTKIKRKRTKADEEETLSVNLDDPVLPDDIIVVPQSFF, encoded by the coding sequence ATGATGAAGGGGCGGGAATGGATTTTCGGAATGGTGGGTATGCTTATCTGCCTCTCCATTTCCATGGAGGTATTTGCCGCACCTAGAGATGGGTCTGGTGCAAGTAAGCCTGTTCCCAATAGAGACCGGTATCGTGATAGCGCGGTTGCCGAACAGGGGAGTACGCCCAATTCAGGTTATCGGGTGGGGGGCAACGATGTAATCAAGGTTCAAGTATTCGGTGAGGATGCGCTGACCACCGAAACCCGTGTTAGCGGCGACGGCAAGATCGTCCTCTCGTTACTGGGTGTGTTGGATATTCAGGGGCTGACCGTCAAGCAGTTGGAAGAGTTGATCGAAACCCGCCTTGCAGACGGATACCTCAAAGAGCCCCGTGTCAGCGTCTATATTGTCAGGTACCGCAATATCTTCGTGTCCGGTGAAGTGCGATCTCCTGGCGGCTATCCCTACGAAGATGGGCTGACGGTGTTGAAGGCTATCACGTTGGCTGGGGGGTTTACTGACAAGGCTTCGCAGGGGCGGACCAAGATCAAACGCAAGCGCACAAAAGCTGACGAAGAAGAGACCCTCTCGGTCAATCTCGACGATCCCGTCTTGCCTGACGACATCATCGTGGTGCCGCAAAGCTTTTTCTAA
- a CDS encoding outer membrane beta-barrel protein produces the protein MRSVKQIVAVMVMAASVCVVQGAGAADEITPVAAPLNPFLTQQSRFTNVTYDIYPSGYGFAVQELTEGNIKAGPLKVHPHFGMAENYTNNVTRTDNTFGGKKSDWYTTYQPGLQIQLPVLGRHKIIVDYRAYLERYSRDATMDVNDQTMSLNPILMFPGGLTVKLLGELKNGHDYRGSATSALGGGTSGSSSINQFYNKEYGGEVTLKSQTYIQVQHKYIDYQFTGPLAGTRVPGAAGDINTRNRQEKYDALALGGRVAPNTYLYVKGLYQHEIYEVNKDLDSTTLTFAGGSTWEGLAKSTGSFDIGWQTRTMDRASDRGTGAYGTMYFNGNFSWKPQDQTKVNLSVYRRTNETVLAATRFYTGTGTTFDVNHAITKKWNVTGQLMYEHDTYSGPTTADNMTAVREDSYLTFGGGLWYQIQPWLGARLNYLYTERLSNFISTQYNANQMMVSLQAQF, from the coding sequence ATGCGATCAGTGAAGCAAATAGTCGCGGTGATGGTCATGGCAGCGAGTGTGTGTGTTGTGCAGGGAGCGGGAGCGGCCGACGAGATTACTCCCGTGGCAGCCCCTTTAAATCCTTTCTTGACCCAACAATCCCGCTTTACCAATGTGACATACGACATCTATCCATCTGGCTATGGCTTCGCTGTCCAGGAGCTAACGGAAGGTAATATTAAGGCAGGTCCGCTGAAGGTCCATCCGCATTTCGGCATGGCAGAAAACTACACGAATAACGTCACTCGGACGGATAATACGTTCGGTGGGAAGAAATCGGATTGGTACACGACCTATCAGCCTGGCTTGCAAATTCAACTACCTGTTTTGGGTCGGCATAAGATCATCGTGGATTATCGGGCCTATCTGGAACGATACAGCAGAGATGCCACGATGGATGTGAATGACCAGACTATGTCGCTCAACCCCATATTGATGTTTCCTGGCGGTTTGACCGTCAAGTTATTGGGCGAATTAAAGAACGGCCATGACTACCGAGGTTCTGCGACGTCGGCTTTGGGAGGCGGAACATCCGGAAGCAGCTCGATCAATCAGTTTTACAACAAAGAGTATGGCGGTGAGGTCACACTCAAGAGTCAGACCTATATTCAGGTACAGCATAAATATATCGATTATCAATTCACCGGCCCATTAGCCGGCACACGAGTCCCAGGGGCGGCTGGAGATATCAATACCCGGAATAGACAGGAGAAGTATGATGCTCTTGCGCTAGGAGGGCGTGTTGCTCCCAATACGTACCTGTATGTGAAGGGTCTGTATCAGCATGAAATTTATGAGGTTAACAAGGATTTGGACAGCACGACTTTGACCTTTGCCGGCGGTTCCACATGGGAAGGCCTGGCAAAATCAACCGGTTCGTTCGATATCGGCTGGCAGACGAGAACGATGGATCGTGCCAGCGACAGAGGAACCGGCGCATATGGTACAATGTACTTTAACGGCAATTTTTCATGGAAGCCGCAAGACCAGACCAAGGTGAATTTGAGTGTTTATCGCCGCACAAATGAAACCGTGTTGGCTGCAACCAGATTTTATACGGGGACTGGTACTACGTTCGATGTGAACCATGCCATAACAAAAAAATGGAATGTGACAGGGCAGCTTATGTACGAACATGATACTTATTCTGGGCCGACCACGGCGGATAATATGACGGCCGTCCGTGAAGATAGCTATCTGACATTCGGGGGTGGCCTCTGGTATCAGATTCAACCCTGGCTTGGTGCTCGCTTGAATTATCTCTATACGGAGCGTCTGTCCAACTTTATCAGTACACAATATAATGCCAACCAGATGATGGTGTCGCTGCAGGCACAGTTCTGA
- a CDS encoding arsenate reductase ArsC, producing MNSRLTLQPGRSQKPFRILFVCTGNACRSPMAEGIARHYGMGRVEVLSVGVTPATLDRRAVLAMAEMGIDISNHVPKGVGAVAIGEMDLVVTLCDYAQGLFPSGSPTQHRLHWSIKDPYRLWGPDWLVLKTYRSVRDDLTLRIRNLLLDSREKSSATQS from the coding sequence ATGAATAGCCGATTGACGCTTCAGCCTGGCAGGAGCCAAAAGCCCTTTCGCATTCTTTTCGTCTGTACGGGAAATGCCTGCCGTAGCCCCATGGCTGAAGGCATCGCTCGCCATTATGGAATGGGGCGGGTGGAGGTGCTCAGTGTCGGTGTGACGCCGGCTACCCTGGACCGGAGGGCCGTGCTTGCGATGGCGGAAATGGGTATCGATATTTCCAATCATGTCCCAAAAGGGGTAGGGGCTGTGGCGATCGGTGAGATGGACCTGGTGGTGACGCTTTGCGACTATGCCCAGGGGCTATTTCCAAGCGGTTCTCCGACCCAACACCGCCTCCATTGGAGCATCAAGGACCCCTATCGATTGTGGGGGCCTGACTGGCTTGTTCTGAAGACCTATCGATCGGTGCGCGATGACTTGACCCTGCGTATCCGTAACTTGCTGCTGGATTCCCGCGAAAAGAGCTCCGCTACTCAATCTTAA
- a CDS encoding DUF5989 family protein: MGDFVMELWAFMKERKKFWLLPIIIVLVLLGSLIVLTQGSAVAPFIYTLF, encoded by the coding sequence ATGGGCGATTTTGTGATGGAACTCTGGGCCTTCATGAAGGAGCGGAAAAAATTCTGGCTCCTTCCGATCATTATCGTGCTCGTACTCCTTGGAAGTCTGATTGTCCTGACCCAGGGATCGGCGGTTGCTCCGTTCATCTATACCCTTTTCTAG
- a CDS encoding SxtJ family membrane protein: MDHAATRKELRQFGLLVGAVFAVIGLWPIVFRGEPLRLWATGVGGLLIICGGALPSILAPIHKGWMWVGHILGWINTRILLGIVFYALVTPIGFMFRLMGKDTMRQAFSESSTTYRVVRSPRPRSHMKYQF, from the coding sequence ATGGATCACGCAGCCACACGTAAAGAGCTACGGCAATTTGGATTGTTGGTCGGAGCGGTTTTTGCCGTGATCGGTCTTTGGCCGATTGTGTTTCGCGGGGAGCCGTTGCGCCTGTGGGCAACCGGAGTCGGAGGCCTGCTCATTATATGTGGTGGCGCTCTTCCCTCTATTTTGGCGCCTATTCATAAAGGGTGGATGTGGGTCGGGCATATTCTGGGGTGGATCAATACCAGGATTCTGCTCGGTATCGTATTCTATGCCCTGGTGACTCCAATCGGATTTATGTTCCGTCTCATGGGGAAGGATACGATGAGGCAGGCATTTTCTGAGTCGAGTACGACCTACAGAGTGGTCCGATCTCCGAGACCCCGTTCCCATATGAAATACCAATTTTGA